AAGACGGATATTGTGCGGTGGAGTATGGATTTGCGATATCAGGATTTTGGCGTGCCGAGCAATATTGGCGAGGTGCCCGAAGATTATATGCCAGAACGCGAGCCAGTGACGATGGCGTGCCATCCGGGCGAGGCGTATTTCGTGATTCAGGATACGCAAAATCCCGAGCGAGAGATGCGAGATCCCGAGGCTTTTGCCACGTTGCGGAGAGAGTGGGATAGAAAGAAGGTTCACGCCCCAGGGCGCGGTTGGACGCCGCTGGATGAACGCCGCTAAACATGGAGAATTGCATGGGTGAAGTAACTTATCGGGTTGAGAAATTGCACGGTAAGCCAATTGTCGATGGAAGTGATGTGCGGCGGCTCAGGATTGGGGCAGATCCCAATCGCTCGAGGCTGCGCGGCGATGCGATGTTTCCCACGGTGGTTCGGGTTCCCGACTGGGTGTCTGCGGAAGATCGGGCACATCCGGATGCGAATTATTATCTCTATTTTGCGTCGCATCACGGGACGAGTATTCATCTGGCGTGGTCAGATCGGGTGGATTCGGCGGATTGGACGATTTTTAATGCCGGGAGATTGGATGATCCGCGTTTTCCCGGGCGCGGAGTTTTTGATTTGCGGCTGGACAATGAGACTGAGACGATTGATGTGGTGGATGGTATTGTGTTGAAGGGGCATGTGTCGTCTCCCGAGGTGATTGTGGATGAGGATAGTCGGCAGTTTATCATGGTGGTTCACGGGAGCAGCAATGATGGCCAGCGTTCATTTGTGGCGACGTCGAAGTCCGGATTGAATTTTAACCGTCCCGAAGTGGGTGGCGAAGAAGGCTGCGGATTGAAACGGTTGAAATTTGCGGATCGAAATTATCTGCGCGTGTTTACCTACCATGGCGATTGGTACGGTTTTGCACAGCGCGGATTTTTTTTAGAGCCAGCTGTTCCCGAATGTCCGTGGGATGCGCCAGTGGGTTGGAATACGAGCGATCCTCTGTGGGTGTCTGCTGAATCGTCGCCTATTGAGGATGATCTCGTCGCCGATGGGTTGGCGGGCGATCATCTTCCCAATGGGGGTTTGGGATTGCGCCACGGATGTGTGCGGGTGATGGGGGATGGCGAGACGCTGGAGGTGTTTTACAGCCGAAAATGGGAGGAGCCGGAATATATTATGCGTTCGACTGTGGATTTGAGCGCGGGTGATTGGCAGGCGTGGCAGACGAGTTATCCCCCCGAAGAGATGATTCGCGCCGAGGAGGATTGGGAGGGCGATGTGGTGCACGATTCTTATGCGTTCAAAGAAGATGGTCAGTTGTATTTGTTTTATACCTGTTGGGAAGAGGATGCGATTGCCGTGGCGAAGCTGTACTGTGAATAATAGGGAAATTGTATGGCACGATTTGAAGCGACATAGGAGTCGTTACAGCAGTACAATTGCCCTCAGTGGTTTCGGTTGGGATCTGGGCACACTGGGGGCATTCGCGTTGATAAATAAGGAGAAAAAATATGGTACCCTCACCTACTGCATGGGATGATTACCGTTTTGATCTTCAAGGATATCTCGTTCTGAAGGATGTTGTTTCTCCAGAGTTAATTGCGGAGATTAATGAGACGGTCGATCACTGGGTTCGTTTACACGAGGCTGGACACAAATGGATCGGCCATGTTCGCGGTAGCGATCCCGAACCCGTAAAGGGCCCCGATATTAAGTTTGCGAATATTATTGAGGGTGGACCAGCTTTTGAGGCTTTGATCGATAATCCCAACTGGATTGAGTATGTGAAGCGCTATGTCGATAATGATGGGTTGTATATCTGGGCTAACCATCTGTCTGTCAGTCGGAAAGGCAGCTATGTACCTGTTCATTCCGGTGGGCACAACCAAGAGTTATCGCACCAGTTTTCGATATCATAACGGTGACTACTCCCAACGATAGAGCAGTTGGGCTTCTTGGCGGTTAGGTCGCCTGACGTTGTAGCCCCAACGTCAATATGTTTATCGCAGCATTGTGGTCTCTGTCCGTCTTATAGCCACACGCCTTGCAATGATGCACACGATCTGAGAGTGTCTTTTTCTCTCTATGTCCACATGCCGAGCAATCTTGTGAGGTGTAGTCAGGCTTGACGGCCTTGAATCCAATACCAGCCTCTTCCGCTTTGTATTTGAGACAGTGCCGAAACAGGGACCACGCTACGTCTGCTATTGATTTAGACAATCGCTTGTTCTTTTGCATCTCTTTTACGTCTAATTTCTCGACGGCTATGAAACCGTGACGATTGACCATTTTTCTTGATTCTTGATGAACAAAGTTATGTCGCTTATTACGGATACGCTCATGCACTTTGGCAATGACTTTACGACGTTTTTCTCTTACGGCGCCGGTCTTGGGTCTTTTTTTTACCGCGTCCCATTTGCGCTGTGCTTTGGCAAGCGTTTTTTGCTCTCTTCTAAAGAATCGCTGGTTGGCTATCTTCTGTCCGTCACTGGTTACAGCAAAGGAATTGAGACCCACGTCAATGCCAACGGCAGAGTTAGTGTCTGCTTTCTTACTTGTGTCGCCTATATCACAAGAAATAGTAGCGAACCACTTACCCGTCGCTGTTCTCATGACTG
The DNA window shown above is from Gemmatimonadota bacterium and carries:
- a CDS encoding transposase, producing the protein MLKSFKYRLRPTKKQEKFLLAHIEECRLLYNQFLCARIQAWKNENKSLSRYDQTKTIPMMKQQRLAFKQVYSQVLQQVSTRVDWAFKAFFRRLKEKAKTGEKAGFPRYKGQNRYDSITYPQFANGCRLDDKGLRMGKIGCIRIVQHRPLDGIPKSCTVMRTATGKWFATISCDIGDTSKKADTNSAVGIDVGLNSFAVTSDGQKIANQRFFRREQKTLAKAQRKWDAVKKRPKTGAVREKRRKVIAKVHERIRNKRHNFVHQESRKMVNRHGFIAVEKLDVKEMQKNKRLSKSIADVAWSLFRHCLKYKAEEAGIGFKAVKPDYTSQDCSACGHREKKTLSDRVHHCKACGYKTDRDHNAAINILTLGLQRQAT